The Clostridia bacterium DNA window ACAGGGGACAAGTTCCTAAAACCCAAAAATTCTATCAGGGACAAGAAATTATTTCAGGGTACTGTAGAAGATATAACGGCATTCAGCATGGAAAAGGCAGGTAAGGTTGTTTTTGCTTCCAAGAAAGCCGGAGATGAAAAAAGTCCCGAATGGAAACTTACAGCGCCTATAGAAGGCAACGCAGATGAAAACGGTCTGGGACCCATGATGGAAGCTACTATTAATGCTACTATTTCAGATTTTGTTGAAGATAATGCAGCAGACCTTGATAAGTATGGTCTGAAAAACCCAACCTACGCACTGGAGCTGGAAACAACCAAGGGTGGAAAAACAAAGGTTCTGTTAGGTAAATTGGATAATGAGACGGGCAGCTTCTATGCCAGACTTGATGGAAAAAACTCAGTGTTTTCTATACAGTCGTCATTGTTTAACTTCCTTGACAAGCCTCTTAAAGAGGTTGTTGAAATCTTTGTGTATATGACAAGCATATGGGATGTTAAGCAGATTGTTGTCGATATTGATGGGCAGACCACAGTATGCGATGTTCAGGCCAGCGCTGAAGGAAAGGAAAAGGATACCGACAAATTTACTGTGAATGGCAAGGATGCATCTATGAAGGATGAAAATGATGAACAGCCATTCAGGAAGTACTATCAGGCACTTATCGGTATAGAATTTGATGAATTGGAAACTGGCAAAGTTCCTTTGGGGAAACCCGAAATCACTATTACGTATCATCTGAAGAAGGAACCCGGTGTAATGAAAGTTGAGTTTATACCGAAGGATGATAAAAGTTACTATGTATTCAGAAACGGTAAGTACACAAAC harbors:
- a CDS encoding DUF4340 domain-containing protein, with protein sequence MKLYRNAIILVVVLGLLIGAYVILKNKEGSSDTAQAGTTETKEIEIINIGSEKAKEITIEGKDGKLVLEKKDKEWVLVQAGDIKTDKTLLEGLVSDAASLKADKVVEEKAADLSKYGLSSPSVIVSVKAGDGTVKVFELGNQTPLKDGYYVRLKDSDKVYTIGSYTGDKFLKPKNSIRDKKLFQGTVEDITAFSMEKAGKVVFASKKAGDEKSPEWKLTAPIEGNADENGLGPMMEATINATISDFVEDNAADLDKYGLKNPTYALELETTKGGKTKVLLGKLDNETGSFYARLDGKNSVFSIQSSLFNFLDKPLKEVVEIFVYMTSIWDVKQIVVDIDGQTTVCDVQASAEGKEKDTDKFTVNGKDASMKDENDEQPFRKYYQALIGIEFDELETGKVPLGKPEITITYHLKKEPGVMKVEFIPKDDKSYYVFRNGKYTNLVVAKKTFDEPEGVRDSYKKLMEAINKK